The following coding sequences lie in one Silvanigrella aquatica genomic window:
- a CDS encoding TatD family hydrolase, giving the protein MYLIDTHCHLVSDKLKNSLPEIITRAKQAGVGKIINISYDPETIELAQEQLKISDMLYVTLGIQPHDASTFSIKEAEKIRIPATNNPRVVGVGEIGLDAHYTLSPMDIQIECFEYFLQMALELNLPVVVHVRETHEAVYSRIKPFAEKGLKGVIHCFTGTLDEAKDFLNCGLYLSFSGIVTFKNSQSLQEVAKFVPSDRILIETDSPYLAPVPLRGKTNEPANIHHTCEFIAKLRNTTYDEMAKTTTHNAENLFYRLRSPS; this is encoded by the coding sequence ATGTATTTAATTGATACACATTGTCACCTTGTTTCCGATAAACTCAAAAACTCTTTACCTGAAATTATAACAAGAGCAAAGCAAGCAGGAGTTGGAAAAATAATTAATATTTCTTACGATCCTGAAACCATTGAGCTCGCGCAAGAGCAGCTTAAAATATCTGACATGCTTTATGTTACTTTAGGGATTCAGCCACACGATGCTTCTACATTTTCCATTAAAGAAGCAGAAAAAATTAGAATTCCTGCGACAAATAATCCCAGAGTTGTGGGAGTTGGTGAAATCGGATTAGATGCTCACTACACTTTGTCACCCATGGATATACAAATTGAATGCTTTGAATATTTTTTACAAATGGCTCTAGAGTTAAATCTTCCTGTGGTTGTTCATGTTCGTGAAACACATGAAGCTGTTTATTCGAGAATAAAACCATTTGCTGAAAAAGGGCTCAAAGGGGTTATTCATTGTTTTACAGGCACATTAGATGAAGCAAAAGATTTTTTAAATTGTGGTTTGTATCTTTCTTTTTCAGGAATTGTTACTTTTAAAAATTCACAAAGCTTGCAAGAAGTGGCTAAATTTGTTCCTTCTGATCGCATTTTAATTGAAACTGATAGTCCTTACTTAGCTCCTGTTCCCTTACGTGGAAAAACAAATGAACCCGCAAATATTCATCATACCTGTGAATTTATAGCAAAATTACGCAACACGACTTACGATGAAATGGCTAAAACTACGACTCATAATGCGGAAAATCTTTTTTATAGATTACGATCACCTTCCTAG
- the hrpB gene encoding ATP-dependent helicase HrpB: MQNNLPPLPIDELIPSIIENLKSSSSLILQATPGAGKTTRVPPALMEIFEGKILVLEPRRLATKLSAERVAQELNEKCGERIGYQVRFDKLESGKTKVKYITEGIFSRLVLSDPTLSEISCVIIDEFHERHIHTDIALMLVKLLQNTIRPDLKLIVMSATLETKNLQTYLPQAKVFLSEGKAYPVTFEYAKNDELKKQLPFQITEAVENLMKNSLCPGHILVFLPGIQEIRKCADALKHLNNNNCEIFQLKADLPIQEQQKIFSQTQKRKIILSTNVAETSVTIDGVTGVIDSGVAKIAGHASWSGLPTLDTLPISQASCIQRAGRAGRTQPGIAKRLYTQLDFNMRAAFQKPEIQRVDLSQALLELKIMEQNLKSHFIHKNYNSTNNDFFPWFEKPPQNILQSCSNLLRYLGAFDENSNITECGIEMAKYPLHPRLSRILIESKKRNSLAQGILIVSFINEGMFMRRGIDAPDIAHSDIAYQLELFKMVHTKVELSHFKKDLIDMAAFKRIETLARQLCSLHSVPFHICLEPLSEETLSLILLSGYSDRVCQIRNQSKKNISGRRELNLCLGGGALLSPTSVVQDSEFLLAIDAEESATALSQSHSTQIRICHGIEKDLLIAAPDGFIQDAEEYFWDNEQERVRGLQKILYGKVILEEQQIREQNSQFENILIKQVMSSWPKPFDDDKALQYLGTRTLLAKKAGCILNIPNFTGEDFELLLCHICEGKKSFDEILEKELDDYIEELLNYEDKKTLSDLFPSSITIGKGRKVKVNYEEEKPPWVASRLQDFFGTVQTPKICKGTIPLVVHLLAPNMQSVQVTTDLAGFWERGYLEVKKELSRKYPRHSWPDDPKTAEPPEYIAKRRRKS; the protein is encoded by the coding sequence ATGCAAAATAATTTACCCCCGTTGCCCATTGATGAACTTATTCCTAGCATTATTGAAAATCTTAAAAGTTCTTCATCTCTCATTTTACAAGCGACACCAGGAGCCGGAAAAACCACACGCGTTCCACCAGCATTAATGGAAATATTTGAAGGAAAAATTCTTGTTTTAGAACCAAGAAGATTAGCCACAAAACTTTCTGCCGAAAGAGTTGCTCAAGAGTTAAATGAAAAATGTGGTGAAAGAATTGGATATCAAGTTCGTTTCGATAAGTTGGAAAGCGGAAAAACAAAAGTAAAATATATTACCGAAGGGATTTTTTCACGACTCGTTTTATCCGACCCCACACTTTCAGAAATCTCTTGTGTTATCATAGATGAATTTCATGAAAGACATATTCATACCGATATTGCTTTAATGCTTGTGAAGTTACTTCAAAATACCATTCGTCCCGATTTAAAACTTATTGTCATGTCTGCGACCTTAGAAACAAAAAATTTACAAACTTATTTACCCCAAGCAAAAGTTTTTTTATCCGAAGGAAAAGCCTATCCTGTTACTTTTGAATATGCAAAAAATGACGAATTAAAGAAACAACTTCCTTTTCAGATAACCGAAGCTGTTGAAAATTTAATGAAAAATTCATTATGCCCTGGCCACATTTTAGTTTTTCTACCAGGAATTCAGGAAATACGAAAATGTGCCGACGCTCTAAAACATTTAAATAATAATAATTGTGAAATTTTTCAATTAAAAGCCGATTTACCTATTCAAGAGCAACAAAAAATATTTTCTCAAACACAAAAAAGAAAAATAATTTTATCAACTAACGTAGCAGAAACTTCGGTAACAATTGATGGTGTTACGGGTGTCATCGATTCGGGAGTTGCTAAAATTGCGGGACATGCCAGTTGGAGTGGTCTCCCCACATTGGACACTCTTCCCATCAGTCAGGCGTCCTGTATTCAAAGAGCAGGACGCGCGGGCAGAACCCAACCAGGAATTGCAAAAAGGCTATACACACAGCTCGATTTTAATATGCGCGCCGCCTTTCAAAAACCTGAAATTCAACGGGTTGATTTATCACAAGCTCTGCTTGAATTAAAAATCATGGAACAAAATTTAAAAAGTCATTTTATTCATAAAAATTATAACAGCACTAACAATGATTTTTTTCCTTGGTTTGAAAAACCACCACAAAATATTTTGCAATCTTGCTCAAATTTATTACGCTATTTAGGTGCTTTTGACGAAAATAGTAACATAACAGAATGCGGAATAGAAATGGCTAAATATCCATTACATCCCAGACTAAGCCGCATATTAATTGAAAGTAAAAAAAGAAATTCTCTTGCCCAAGGTATTTTAATTGTTTCCTTTATTAATGAAGGAATGTTTATGCGCAGAGGAATAGATGCTCCTGATATTGCGCATTCCGATATTGCATATCAATTAGAATTATTCAAAATGGTTCATACTAAAGTAGAATTGTCTCATTTCAAAAAAGATCTCATCGATATGGCGGCATTTAAACGCATCGAAACTTTAGCAAGACAACTTTGCAGTTTACATTCTGTACCTTTCCATATCTGCTTAGAACCCCTTTCAGAGGAAACATTAAGTCTTATTTTATTATCAGGATATTCTGATAGAGTATGTCAAATTCGCAATCAAAGCAAAAAAAATATCTCCGGTCGCAGGGAATTAAATCTATGCTTAGGAGGTGGAGCTCTATTGTCTCCCACTAGTGTTGTACAAGATTCAGAATTTTTATTAGCCATTGATGCCGAGGAGTCAGCTACAGCTCTTTCTCAATCTCATTCTACACAAATTCGAATTTGTCATGGCATTGAAAAAGATCTTTTAATTGCTGCCCCCGATGGATTTATTCAAGATGCCGAGGAGTATTTTTGGGATAATGAACAGGAACGCGTCCGTGGATTGCAAAAAATACTTTATGGAAAAGTGATATTAGAAGAGCAGCAAATAAGGGAACAAAATAGTCAATTTGAAAATATTTTAATAAAACAAGTGATGTCCTCATGGCCAAAGCCTTTTGACGATGACAAAGCTCTTCAGTATTTAGGAACTAGAACTTTACTTGCTAAAAAAGCAGGATGCATTTTAAATATTCCCAATTTTACAGGTGAAGATTTTGAATTGCTTCTTTGTCATATTTGTGAAGGAAAAAAAAGCTTTGATGAAATATTAGAAAAAGAATTAGATGATTACATTGAAGAGCTTTTAAATTATGAAGATAAAAAAACATTATCCGATTTATTTCCGAGTTCAATTACAATAGGAAAAGGTAGAAAAGTTAAAGTAAATTATGAAGAAGAAAAACCGCCCTGGGTTGCATCAAGGTTACAAGATTTTTTTGGCACAGTTCAAACCCCAAAAATTTGTAAAGGAACAATTCCGCTCGTAGTGCATCTGCTCGCACCTAACATGCAATCAGTACAGGTCACAACGGATTTGGCAGGCTTTTGGGAACGTGGCTACTTGGAAGTCAAAAAAGAATTATCTCGAAAATACCCACGTCACTCCTGGCCTGACGATCCCAAAACAGCGGAACCACCTGAATATATAGCAAAAAGAAGAAGAAAATCTTAG
- the coaD gene encoding pantetheine-phosphate adenylyltransferase: MQSSVYAGSFDPWTFGHQFVLDSALEVFECVHVVSAINPAKQSLLKPEVRARVIAHSIDPFIDWWSLDPPFRVGEKVIVTSQEGLVADYAKENNITHLVRGLRSTSDFEAEFNLYFSNQAINPQLQTWAIMCPHHLLHCSSTYVKTVVGKTHVKYVGAKFVAQSLMLNWVRVIGQIFDLIEVCSAHRFDVDSSNLNGRDLSECLQLLFSSLSFRILRISRSVMVKTSKYVDSFLKHHGSKLREEIRVHKNYPKNEIHTLWAILAYCLEEDAVFPHGIDSGVTYLLSLSKNLGRTSIKLFNEDDVMTAYENLKK; encoded by the coding sequence ATGCAATCTTCTGTATACGCTGGCTCATTTGATCCTTGGACCTTTGGCCACCAATTTGTTCTCGATTCCGCATTAGAGGTTTTTGAATGCGTTCATGTTGTTTCTGCAATCAATCCTGCAAAACAAAGTTTATTAAAACCAGAGGTCAGAGCTCGTGTGATTGCACATTCTATCGATCCTTTCATTGATTGGTGGTCACTGGATCCTCCTTTTCGTGTGGGTGAAAAGGTGATTGTCACTTCCCAAGAAGGCCTCGTGGCCGACTATGCAAAAGAAAATAACATCACGCATTTGGTACGTGGATTGCGATCAACCTCGGATTTTGAAGCTGAATTTAATCTTTACTTCTCTAACCAGGCGATTAATCCGCAATTACAAACTTGGGCAATTATGTGTCCCCATCATCTTCTTCATTGTTCTTCCACATACGTCAAAACGGTCGTAGGAAAAACACATGTGAAATATGTGGGCGCAAAGTTTGTGGCGCAATCACTCATGCTCAACTGGGTGCGCGTCATTGGACAAATTTTTGATCTCATAGAAGTTTGCTCTGCTCATCGTTTTGATGTGGATTCCTCCAATTTAAATGGAAGAGACCTCTCTGAATGTTTACAATTATTATTTTCATCTTTATCCTTTCGTATTCTGCGTATTTCTCGATCTGTTATGGTAAAAACATCAAAATATGTTGATTCTTTTTTAAAACATCATGGCTCTAAATTACGAGAGGAAATTCGAGTTCATAAAAATTATCCTAAAAATGAAATTCATACGCTTTGGGCTATTTTAGCTTATTGCTTAGAAGAAGATGCCGTCTTTCCTCACGGTATTGACTCGGGTGTGACCTATTTACTTTCACTGTCAAAAAATTTAGGAAGAACATCTATAAAATTGTTTAACGAAGATGATGTCATGACGGCTTATGAAAATTTAAAAAAATAA
- a CDS encoding YebC/PmpR family DNA-binding transcriptional regulator, with translation MGRHNTIAGRMASSAAAKARLFTKLAREIMVTARAGSDLNSNSALRAAVAKAKDNSMPKDNIERAIKKGAGEMTGLHFEEVTYEGYGPSGSAIMIEVLTDNRNRTHPELRRIFQKHGGNMGEMGAVGWMFKKRGVFVIDSQKASEDKVMEIGLEAGAEDITTEDNFITVYTEVAHFAEVREALLKSEIPFEKAGLELIPENLVSLSGENAKIALDLVDKLEENDDVQNVYHNFDIQD, from the coding sequence ATGGGTCGTCATAATACCATTGCCGGACGAATGGCTTCCAGCGCTGCAGCAAAAGCCCGCCTTTTTACAAAGTTGGCGCGCGAAATCATGGTAACTGCGCGCGCAGGAAGCGACTTGAATTCCAATTCCGCTTTACGTGCCGCTGTTGCAAAAGCAAAAGATAACAGTATGCCAAAAGACAATATCGAAAGAGCTATTAAAAAAGGTGCTGGTGAAATGACCGGTTTGCACTTTGAAGAAGTGACATATGAAGGTTATGGTCCCAGTGGCTCTGCGATTATGATTGAGGTTTTAACAGACAACAGAAACAGAACTCATCCCGAATTGCGCCGTATATTTCAAAAGCACGGTGGCAATATGGGTGAAATGGGAGCCGTGGGCTGGATGTTTAAAAAACGCGGTGTCTTTGTCATAGATTCTCAAAAAGCATCAGAAGACAAAGTGATGGAAATCGGTTTAGAAGCAGGTGCCGAAGATATCACTACAGAAGATAATTTTATAACTGTTTACACAGAAGTTGCTCATTTTGCAGAAGTTCGCGAAGCATTATTAAAATCAGAAATTCCTTTCGAAAAAGCGGGTCTTGAACTCATTCCCGAGAATCTAGTTAGCCTATCAGGAGAAAATGCGAAAATAGCTCTTGATCTTGTGGATAAACTTGAAGAAAATGATGATGTTCAAAACGTCTATCATAATTTTGACATACAGGATTAA
- a CDS encoding acyl-CoA dehydrogenase family protein has protein sequence MNILATDYLCAFDNIDESQKLIQQTVRKFVTEKFKPNIMENYERAVFPQEVIKEMGALGLLGCNLAGYGCAGLDEVSYGLIMKELERGDSGLRSVASVQSSLAMYAIHTFGSEEQKKYFLPKMAAGDFVGCFGLTEPDFGSNPAGMKTFAKKEGKNWVLNGSKTWITNAPIADVAVVWAQTNEGIRGFLVEKETPGFTAPKIHYKLSLRASITGSLFFDNCKIPAENLLEKSEGIKSPLMCLNQARFGIVFGVLGAAEDCLEEAISYSKERIMFDKPLASFQLIQRKLAIMATEIAKGGLIAMQLAKLKHEKKIHASQISMGKQNNVQIALDCARTTRDILGANGISGEYRCMRHMCNLESVYTYEGTNDIHLLIVGQQLTGIPAFS, from the coding sequence ATGAATATACTTGCCACAGATTATTTATGCGCCTTCGATAATATTGATGAATCCCAAAAACTTATTCAACAGACAGTTCGAAAGTTTGTAACAGAAAAATTCAAACCTAACATAATGGAAAATTATGAACGCGCCGTATTTCCTCAGGAAGTCATAAAAGAAATGGGGGCACTGGGACTCCTCGGATGCAATTTAGCAGGCTATGGTTGTGCCGGTCTTGATGAAGTTTCGTATGGACTCATAATGAAAGAATTAGAGCGAGGGGACAGTGGATTAAGAAGTGTCGCCAGCGTTCAAAGCAGTCTTGCGATGTATGCCATTCATACTTTTGGCTCCGAAGAACAAAAAAAATATTTTCTTCCAAAAATGGCCGCCGGTGATTTTGTCGGATGTTTTGGGCTCACGGAACCCGATTTTGGCTCAAATCCGGCAGGCATGAAAACATTTGCTAAAAAAGAGGGTAAAAATTGGGTTTTAAATGGTTCAAAAACATGGATTACCAATGCGCCCATTGCCGACGTCGCCGTTGTTTGGGCTCAAACTAACGAAGGAATTCGAGGATTTTTAGTAGAAAAAGAAACTCCTGGTTTTACCGCACCTAAAATACATTATAAATTAAGTCTACGTGCTTCCATAACGGGCTCCTTATTTTTTGATAATTGCAAAATTCCTGCCGAAAACTTACTCGAAAAATCTGAAGGAATTAAAAGTCCACTTATGTGCTTAAATCAAGCACGTTTTGGAATTGTTTTTGGAGTATTAGGTGCTGCTGAAGATTGCCTTGAAGAAGCTATTTCTTATAGTAAAGAACGTATTATGTTTGACAAGCCCCTTGCCTCCTTTCAACTTATTCAAAGAAAATTAGCAATTATGGCAACAGAAATTGCCAAAGGAGGATTAATTGCCATGCAGCTTGCTAAACTCAAACACGAAAAGAAAATTCATGCTTCACAAATTAGCATGGGCAAACAAAATAATGTTCAAATTGCTCTAGATTGTGCGCGCACAACGAGGGATATTTTAGGAGCAAATGGGATTAGTGGAGAATACCGCTGCATGCGGCACATGTGCAATTTAGAATCGGTGTATACTTATGAAGGAACTAATGATATCCACCTCCTCATTGTGGGGCAACAGCTTACGGGCATCCCTGCCTTTAGCTAA
- a CDS encoding 3-hydroxyacyl-CoA dehydrogenase NAD-binding domain-containing protein: MTLNLKSKSNVFHFSMQDGICIIDMNDESKAVNSFTVSMLEDMDENLPKILAYEKLEGIIITSSKKNCFAAGADISIFSTFTSKEAGEEGSKELHRIVGYFANAPVPTIAAIHGTCLGGGLELSIACHYRICSSHPSTQLGLPEVQLGILPGGGGTQRLPRLIGIAPALDLILTGKKVDGKKALKLGLVDDVVPENQLLTKAIAFCKQVKGKKRMLPSSLGIVSSMQGHFDMQKIALEGNPLGRYLISKQSRGMVMKSTKGRYPAPLKALQSVMNGVEMSLEKGLELEAKLFGELVVTEESRSLVHIFNIMTAAKKNPYPKNVQENAQNKYVNFLEMGDSSVGVLGAGLMGSGIATVLAEKNIRSVMIDKESMGLQRGLKSVSSYFEDRFKKKRIKWFERDSKIYRVSPAMDFSALKTSSLIIEAVFEDLKIKHDVLKKCESMIPHSDFIFATNTSSLPISKIAEPAKKPENVVGMHFFSPVPKMPLVEIITTEKTSPEAVSAVFDLATIMGKQIIVVNDGPGFYTTRILAFQIAEALNILAEGAYIEHVDSAMEKFGMPVGPITLLDEVGIDVGEHIIKVLNSAFADRLKVPKEIDSISHEGRKGRKNNKGFYIYSNGKKDKPDSSIYKNFSQERKNFDLKEIADRCMYVFLNEAARCLDEKIIKSEDDGDLGAIFGLGFPPFLGGPFHYAKVLGKKNVKEKLTQLSAKHGKRFEPAAYWDR; this comes from the coding sequence ATGACATTGAATTTAAAATCAAAATCTAATGTATTTCATTTTTCTATGCAAGATGGAATTTGCATAATTGATATGAATGATGAAAGTAAAGCAGTAAATAGTTTCACAGTCTCTATGCTAGAAGATATGGATGAAAACTTACCTAAAATTCTTGCTTATGAAAAATTAGAAGGAATTATTATTACTTCTTCCAAAAAAAATTGTTTTGCTGCAGGTGCTGATATTTCTATTTTTAGTACTTTTACCAGCAAAGAAGCAGGTGAAGAAGGTAGTAAAGAATTGCATCGCATTGTCGGTTACTTTGCCAATGCCCCTGTCCCCACCATTGCCGCCATTCACGGAACATGTTTAGGAGGTGGTCTTGAACTCTCCATCGCATGTCACTACCGCATTTGCAGTTCACACCCTTCTACGCAATTAGGTTTGCCCGAAGTACAATTGGGAATATTGCCAGGAGGTGGTGGCACGCAACGATTGCCGCGTCTCATTGGTATTGCGCCTGCATTGGATCTTATTTTAACCGGAAAAAAAGTGGATGGAAAAAAAGCTTTAAAACTCGGGTTGGTTGATGATGTTGTCCCTGAAAATCAATTGTTAACTAAAGCCATTGCATTTTGTAAGCAGGTTAAAGGGAAAAAGAGGATGTTACCTTCTTCATTGGGAATTGTTTCCTCAATGCAAGGACATTTTGATATGCAAAAAATAGCACTCGAAGGAAACCCATTAGGTCGTTACCTTATATCAAAGCAGAGCCGCGGTATGGTCATGAAAAGTACCAAAGGCCGTTATCCTGCACCCTTAAAAGCATTGCAAAGTGTGATGAATGGCGTGGAGATGTCTTTAGAAAAAGGATTAGAACTAGAAGCAAAATTATTTGGTGAGCTTGTTGTCACCGAAGAAAGCCGATCTCTCGTTCATATATTTAACATTATGACTGCCGCGAAGAAAAATCCTTATCCTAAAAATGTTCAAGAAAATGCACAAAATAAATATGTTAATTTTCTTGAAATGGGAGATTCCTCTGTCGGTGTATTAGGTGCAGGTCTTATGGGAAGTGGTATTGCCACGGTTCTTGCCGAAAAAAATATTCGCAGTGTGATGATAGATAAAGAATCAATGGGGTTACAAAGAGGATTAAAATCTGTTTCTAGTTACTTTGAGGATCGCTTTAAGAAAAAAAGAATCAAATGGTTTGAAAGAGATTCAAAAATATATCGTGTTTCTCCTGCCATGGATTTTTCAGCATTAAAAACATCATCTTTAATTATTGAAGCCGTATTTGAAGATCTCAAAATAAAACATGATGTGTTAAAAAAATGCGAGAGTATGATTCCCCATTCTGATTTTATTTTTGCGACAAATACGAGTAGTTTACCTATTTCTAAAATTGCGGAGCCCGCTAAAAAACCTGAAAATGTTGTTGGAATGCACTTTTTTTCTCCTGTTCCGAAAATGCCCTTAGTAGAAATTATTACGACAGAAAAAACATCTCCTGAAGCGGTATCAGCAGTGTTTGATTTAGCAACAATTATGGGAAAACAAATTATTGTTGTGAATGATGGTCCTGGTTTTTACACGACCCGAATTCTCGCATTTCAAATTGCGGAAGCCTTAAATATTTTGGCGGAAGGTGCTTATATTGAACATGTAGATTCGGCAATGGAAAAATTTGGCATGCCCGTGGGTCCTATTACTTTATTAGATGAAGTAGGCATTGATGTAGGTGAGCATATTATTAAAGTATTAAATAGCGCATTTGCCGATAGACTTAAAGTACCAAAAGAAATAGATAGCATTTCTCATGAAGGACGTAAGGGTAGAAAAAATAATAAAGGGTTCTATATTTATTCAAATGGTAAGAAAGATAAACCCGATTCTTCCATTTATAAAAACTTTTCTCAAGAACGAAAAAATTTCGATCTCAAAGAAATTGCCGATCGCTGTATGTATGTTTTCTTAAATGAAGCAGCGCGCTGTCTCGATGAAAAAATAATTAAATCAGAAGATGATGGTGATTTAGGAGCTATATTTGGTTTAGGTTTTCCTCCCTTTTTAGGTGGGCCTTTTCATTATGCAAAAGTCTTAGGGAAGAAAAATGTGAAAGAAAAATTAACTCAATTAAGTGCAAAACATGGTAAAAGGTTTGAACCTGCTGCTTATTGGGATAGATAA
- a CDS encoding thiolase family protein, translated as MDNYDSQNSSTKKNSSNREKVAVIGAVRTPFVKSFGVFENETALSLSLRVATELIARTGVQASEIDECIWGVVIPQTKNANLAREIVLFSGLPTTIAGFTLNKACNSSLQTAEIAADRILLGKNNLVLAGGVEVLSDVPIPFSDEARRFLTKMSRARSFKERLSLIGSVNPKWFLPKPPALAEPFTGLTMGEHAEIMTVKNNVSRSRQDELAYKSHINAAKASESGYFSDEIIPVWAGKDKNNFIDKDNMVRPDTTMESMAKLKPVFDKRNGTITAANSSPLTDGAAATLLASESYVKEKNIPILGYILDFITVGVDPNDQLLIGPAYAIPKILKRNNLTKDDIDVFEIHEAFAGQVLSCLDCMNNEKFCKEKLGMPLFGSIPPEKINIQGGAIAIGHPFGATGARLIGNALRITKRKKGRYALVAVCAAGGMGMAALLEAK; from the coding sequence ATGGATAACTACGATAGTCAAAATTCCAGTACTAAAAAAAATTCTTCTAATAGAGAAAAAGTTGCTGTCATTGGTGCTGTGAGAACCCCATTTGTAAAATCTTTTGGCGTTTTTGAAAATGAAACAGCCCTGTCATTAAGTTTAAGAGTTGCCACGGAACTCATTGCACGCACGGGAGTTCAAGCATCTGAAATTGACGAGTGCATTTGGGGTGTAGTGATACCTCAAACTAAAAATGCAAATTTAGCTCGAGAAATTGTTTTATTTTCAGGATTGCCTACAACAATTGCGGGTTTTACATTAAATAAAGCATGTAATTCCTCATTGCAAACAGCGGAAATTGCAGCCGATCGTATTTTATTAGGAAAAAATAATCTTGTTTTAGCTGGTGGGGTTGAAGTTTTATCCGATGTTCCTATTCCTTTTTCCGATGAAGCACGTCGTTTTTTAACTAAAATGTCTCGCGCGAGATCATTTAAAGAAAGACTTTCCTTAATTGGAAGCGTAAATCCAAAATGGTTTTTACCAAAACCTCCAGCCTTAGCAGAACCTTTTACCGGTTTGACTATGGGTGAGCATGCCGAAATTATGACTGTAAAAAATAATGTTTCTCGTTCTAGACAAGATGAACTTGCTTATAAAAGCCATATCAATGCAGCAAAAGCATCGGAATCAGGTTATTTTAGTGATGAAATTATTCCTGTTTGGGCTGGAAAAGATAAAAATAATTTTATTGACAAAGATAATATGGTTCGACCTGACACAACAATGGAATCTATGGCGAAATTAAAACCTGTTTTTGATAAACGTAACGGAACAATAACCGCAGCAAATTCCAGTCCTCTTACAGATGGTGCGGCGGCAACTCTTTTAGCGAGTGAAAGTTACGTTAAAGAAAAAAATATTCCCATATTAGGTTATATTTTAGATTTTATTACAGTAGGTGTTGATCCTAATGATCAATTATTAATTGGACCTGCTTACGCTATTCCTAAAATTCTTAAAAGAAATAACTTAACAAAAGATGATATCGATGTTTTTGAAATACACGAAGCCTTTGCAGGACAAGTGTTAAGTTGTCTTGACTGTATGAATAATGAAAAATTTTGTAAAGAGAAATTAGGAATGCCTCTTTTTGGAAGCATTCCACCTGAAAAAATAAATATTCAAGGCGGAGCCATCGCTATTGGTCACCCTTTTGGTGCTACAGGGGCTCGTTTAATTGGGAATGCCTTGCGCATAACGAAACGGAAAAAAGGAAGATATGCCCTTGTTGCTGTGTGTGCCGCCGGTGGTATGGGTATGGCCGCATTGCTGGAAGCAAAGTAA